In the genome of Lactuca sativa cultivar Salinas chromosome 3, Lsat_Salinas_v11, whole genome shotgun sequence, the window atctaattttgttatgttATTAGATAACTCCCTTTTTAAAACCAATCACTTAAAGGATACGCTGTAGTGGAATCACTGCTTTATTACATTCTTTCTAGATGTACAACCATTTTCTCACCCACATAATTGTCCTTCTTTAGTCAATGTGGGCCCAACTTAATGCAAATCTTATGTTAATCCTCTATTACACATGTATATCTAATGTTAATGCTATCCTATTTAGTATCCACAATCATATGGATATGGTTCCTTTGGAGTTATCATgataaatattaatattatatttatcaAAATTTTTTGGATAAAGcaaattcaaaatttcaaattttatatacaCAGATAAAGCTGTCAGCAGCATGACCAACAAACTGGTCATGCTGAGGCAATATTGTCAGCAATTGCTGAAGCCTTGCAGCCTACATCTTTATCGCAGTCGGCTGCAAGCCTTTGTGCTTTATTAGCTTCATCTGTCCAGTTAATCCTCAAAATTAACACCACCAACAAAATTAAACAACAAAGAAGCCCAACCATGAACCCTATTAAAAGTCCCCGGACTCCCATATGAACCTTAAAAGCTAAAACAACGCCTAAAGGCAATGCTAAAAAGTAAAATCCACTGATGTTTGCATACATCGCCAACCACGGTCTGGCGGTTCCCCGTACAATGCCGCCACAAACCGCCAACGGAAAATTCACCACCTCCAAAATACCCATCCACAACATGGCATCCCGAACACCTCTCACCACCCCCATATCACGGCTAAACAAACCACCCCAATTCCCCCTAACCAACACTGTGGCTAACCCACCGGCTAAACCCGCACCCAaacccaaccctaatgaaacacACACGGCTCGATACGCGTGTCCCGCGTGGTCCCCACCAAGCTCGTTCGAGACCCGAATCGATGCACACGTGGCAAGCGAAAGCATCACCGAGAAAAGTAAATAGTCAAAATTGAGAACAATTGCGATGATTCCAACCGCTTGTTTAGCATTCGGGAGCTTTCCGGTTAACATAACCAATATTTCCCAACACCACCACTCGAGACACGAGGTCAGGCAACATGGCCCGCTTAGTTTCAATAACCGAACCCAATCTTCATAT includes:
- the LOC111909740 gene encoding protein DETOXIFICATION 56 is translated as MEEEIPQHPPEKILRAALSELKTQQAIACPLMAMNLTWFAKIAITTAFLGRLGEVELASGSLGFMFANVTGFSVLNGLCGAMEPICGQAYGAKNFKLLHKTLVMMITLLLLTSLPVCFLWLNVDKILICFGQQEDISIEAKKYLICLLPDLMITSFLCPLKSYLSSQSITIPIMFTSALAVILHVPVNIFLVKTRGFEGVAMAIWVTDLVVVVMLAVYVVVVEFKKGGGTWKEGGWSDQTYEDWVRLLKLSGPCCLTSCLEWWCWEILVMLTGKLPNAKQAVGIIAIVLNFDYLLFSVMLSLATCASIRVSNELGGDHAGHAYRAVCVSLGLGLGAGLAGGLATVLVRGNWGGLFSRDMGVVRGVRDAMLWMGILEVVNFPLAVCGGIVRGTARPWLAMYANISGFYFLALPLGVVLAFKVHMGVRGLLIGFMVGLLCCLILLVVLILRINWTDEANKAQRLAADCDKDVGCKASAIADNIASA